A stretch of the Capsicum annuum cultivar UCD-10X-F1 chromosome 8, UCD10Xv1.1, whole genome shotgun sequence genome encodes the following:
- the LOC107839170 gene encoding remorin, protein MAEATAVVAKPEAAVVNSDMATKALATVPPTKPDSSTKKSSKGSLDRDVALAKLETEKRNSYIKAWEESEKSKVENKAQKKLAAVGTWENTKKANFEAKLKKLEEQLEQQKAEYAEKIKNRVAALHKEADEKRAMVEARKGEELLKAEEMAAKYRATGQAPKKIGCLGC, encoded by the exons ATGGCAGAAGCAACAGCAGTAGTAGCGAAACCTGAAGCAGCTGTTGTTAATTCTGATATGGCCACTAAGGCTCTAGCTACTGTTCCTCCAACAA AGCCTGATTCTTCAACAAAGAAAAGTTCTAAGGGATCTCTCGACCGAG ATGTTGCTCTTGCAAAACTTGAGACAGAGAAACGGAATTCTTATATCAAGGCATGGGAAGAAAGTGAAAAAAGCAAGGTGGAAAACAA GGCCCAAAAGAAGCTCGCTGCAGTTGGAACATGGGAAAACACCAAGAAAGCAAATTTTGAAGCTAAACTGAAGAAACTTGAG GAACAATTAGAGCAACAGAAAGCAGAATATGCGGAGAAGATTAAAAATAGAGTAGCTGCACTTCACAAGGAGGCAGACGAAAAGAGAGCTATGGTTGAAGCTAGAAAAGGAGAAGAACTTCTTAAAGCAGAGGAAATGGCTGCCAAGTATCGTGCTACGGGACAAGCTCCTAAGAAGATTGGATGTCTTGGATGTTAA